One genomic segment of Panicum virgatum strain AP13 chromosome 2N, P.virgatum_v5, whole genome shotgun sequence includes these proteins:
- the LOC120662167 gene encoding peroxidase 2-like — protein MHGGPFNLQTCTRAIAMAASASFLIIRCFCLVLVVALLASGASAQLSSTFYDTSCPNALSTIRSAVNAAVAQENRMGASLLRLHFHDCFVQGCDASVLLNDTNGGEQNALPNAGSLRGFGVIDNIKAQVEALCPQTVSCADILAVAARDSVVALGGPSWTVPLGRRDSTNSSAALANSDLPPPQFNLSQLITAFGNKNLDPTDLVALSGAHTIGQAQCLNFRAHITEPNINPTFAASLRANCPATGGDTNLAPLDVTTPNTFDNAYYTNLLNQRGLLHSDQELFNNASTDSTVRNFASNAAAFTTAFTTAMIKMGNLQPLTGTQGQIRRNCWRVNSS, from the exons ATGCATGGAGGGCCCTTTAATTTGCAGACCTGCACACGAGCAATAGCCATGGCGGCCTCTGCTTCTTTCCTTATTATTAGGTGCTTCTGCTTGGTGTTGGTGGTGGCGCTGCTGGCCTCCGGGGCGTCGGCGCAGCTGTCGTCGACCTTCTACGACACGTCGTGCCCCAACGCGCTGTCCACCATCAGGAGCGCGGTgaacgcggcggtggcgcaggagAACCGCATGGGAGCCTCCTTGCTCAGGCTGCACTTCCACGACTGCTTTGTCCAG GGCTGCGACGCGTCCGTTCTGCTGAATGACACCAACGGCGGGGAGCAGAACGCGCTTCCGAACGCTGGATCGCTGAGGGGCTTCGGCGTCATCGACAACATCAAGGCGCAGGTGGAGGCTTTGTGCCCGCAGACCGTCTCCTGCGCCGacatcctcgccgtcgccgcccgtgaCTCCGTCGTCGCG ctcGGCGGGCCTTCATGGACCGTTCCGCTGGGAAGAAGGGACTCTACCAATTCAAGCGCGGCCCTGGCAAATAGCGACCTCCCACCTCCTCAGTTTAACCTCTCGCAGCTTATCACTGCGTTTGGGAACAAGAACCTCGACCCAACAGACCTGGTTGCCCTCTCTG gtgCTCACACAATCGGACAAGCGCAGTGCCTCAACTTCCGGGCCCACATCACCGAGCCCAACATCAACCCCACCTTCGCCGCGTCGCTCAGGGCCAACTGCCCCGCCACAGGCGGCGACACCAACCTGGCGCCGCTGGACGTCACCACGCCCAACACCTTCGACAACGCCTACTACACCAACCTGCTCAACCAGAGGGGGCTCCTGCACTCCGACCAGGAGCTCTTCAACAACGCCAGCACCGACAGCACTGTCCGCAACTTCGCGTCCAACGCAGCCGCCTTCACCACCGCCTTCACCACGGCCATGATCAAGATGGGCAACCTCCAGCCGCTCACCGGGACCCAGGGCCAGATCAGGCGCAACTGCTGGAGGGTCAACTCGTCGTAA
- the LOC120662169 gene encoding peroxidase 70-like: protein MASSLSVLVMILCLAASASAQLSPTFYSRSCPRALATIRAAVSAAVAQEPRMGASLLRLHFHDCFVQGCDASVLLNDTATFTGEQTAFPNVGSIRGFTVVDNIKAQVEAVCPRTVSCADILAVAARDSAVALGGPSWRVLLGRRDSTTANLSLANSDLPAPTLDLANLTAAFARKGLSRTDLVALSGAHTIGQAQCLNFRGHIYNDTNVNPAFATLRRANCPAAAGNGDGNLAPLDTTTSTVFDNAYYTNLLAQSGLLHSDQQLFNGGATDGLVRTYASTPTRFNRDFGAAMIRMGNLSPPPGSQSQIRVACSRVN from the exons ATGGCCTCCTCCCTGTCAGTCCTGGTGATGATCCTGTGCCTAGCGGCGTCGGCCTCGGCGCAACTGTCGCCGACATTCTACTCCAGGTCGTGCCCCCGAGCCCTGGCCACCATCAGGGCCGCCGTGTCGGCCGCGGTGGCACAGGAGCCTCGCATGGGGGCCTCCCTGCTCAGGCTCCACTTCCATGACTGCTTTGTCCAA GGCTGTGACGCGTCAGTGTTGCTGAACGACACGGCCACCTTCACCGGCGAGCAGACTGCGTTCCCGAATGTGGGATCGATCAGAGGCTTCACCGTGGTGGACAACATCAAGGCGCAAGTCGAGGCCGTGTGCCCTCGGACCGTCTCCTGCGCCGacatcctcgccgtcgccgcccgcgacTCCGCCGTAGCG TTAGGAGGGCCTTCATGGAGGGTTCTCCTCGGGAGGAGGGACTCGACGACCGCGAACTTATCTCTGGCCAACAGCGACCTGCCAGCTCCGACCTTGGATCTCGCCAATCTCACCGCCGCATTCGCCAGGAAGGGCCTTAGCAGAACCGACCTGGTTGCTCTCTCAG GGGCGCACACGATTGGGCAGGCGCAGTGCCTGAATTTCCGGGGTCACATCTACAACGACACCAACGTGAACCCGGCCTTCGCGACGCTGCGCCGGGCCAACtgccccgcggcggccggcaacggcgacggcaacCTGGCGCCGCTGGACACCACGACGAGCACCGTGTTCGACAACGCCTACTACACCAACCTGCTGGCGCAGAGCGGGCTCCTGCACTCGGACCAGCAGCTGTTCAACGGCGGCGCCACGGACGGCCTGGTGCGCACCTACGCGTCCACCCCGACACGGTTCAACAGGGACTTCGGCGCGGCCATGATCAGGATGGGGAACCTCAGCCCGCCCCCCGGGTCGCAGAGCCAGATCAGGGTCGCCTGCTCAAGGGTAAACTAG
- the LOC120662165 gene encoding uncharacterized protein LOC120662165, with product MMSRERKKAAAGLHEKLQILRSVTHSRVLSDTSIILDASEYIQELKQKVVRLKQEIACEDEAGALKHSSSPATVTVETLGHGFLVSVFSDKSCPGLLVSILEAFDELGLSVLEATASCADDTFHLEAVGGENQAENVDEHVVKQAVLRAIRNCGSEGCRQQE from the exons ATGATGTCGAGGGAGCGCAAGAAAGCAGCAGCCGGTCTACATGAGAAGCTGCAGATCTTGCGATCCGTCACTCACTCCCGAGTG CTGAGCGATACTTCAATAATCTTGGACGCATCGGAGTAcatccaggaactgaagcagaaGGTCGTCAGGCTCAAACAGGAGATCGCGTGTGAAGATGAAGCAGGCGCGCTCAAGCACAGCTCCTCCCCGGCGACG GTGACCGTGGAAACCCTAGGGCACGGGTTCCTCGTCAGCGTGTTCTCTGACAAGAGCTGCCCCGGGCTGCTTGTTTCTATCCTGGAAGCGTTTGATGAGCTGGGCCTCAGCGTACTCGAAGCCACGGCGTCTTGCGCAGACGACACATTCCACCTCGAGGCTGTTGGGGGAGAG AACCAGGCGGAGAATGTGGATGAGCATGTCGTCAAACAAGCCGTGCTCCGGGCCATCAGGAACTGCGGCTCGGAAGGCTGTCGCCAACAAGAGTAG